One Sinorhizobium mexicanum genomic region harbors:
- the pcsA gene encoding phosphatidylcholine synthase — MKFFNYRRVPYAEIRAFSVHILTASGSFLAFLGVVAAAEHRFVDMFWWLGLALLVDGIDGPIARKVQVKEVLPNWSGDTLDNVIDYVTYVLLPAFALYQSGMIGEPWSFVAAGAIVVSSAIYYADMGMKTDEYFFSGFPVVWNMIVFTLFVIQASEVTASIVVFLSVVLTFLPINFLHPVRVERLRPLNLGVFLAWSVLGMYALLLHFETPDWVAIGVVATGLYLYVIGFVLQIFPNLGRA; from the coding sequence CCGAGATACGGGCCTTCTCCGTCCACATCCTTACGGCCTCCGGTTCGTTCCTGGCTTTCCTCGGGGTCGTAGCGGCGGCCGAACATCGCTTCGTCGACATGTTCTGGTGGCTCGGGCTGGCACTGCTCGTCGACGGCATCGACGGGCCGATCGCACGCAAGGTGCAGGTCAAGGAAGTGCTGCCAAATTGGTCGGGCGACACGCTCGACAACGTCATCGACTACGTGACCTACGTCTTGCTGCCCGCATTCGCGCTCTATCAAAGCGGCATGATCGGCGAACCGTGGTCATTCGTGGCCGCCGGCGCCATTGTCGTGTCGAGCGCGATCTATTATGCCGACATGGGAATGAAGACGGACGAGTATTTCTTTTCCGGTTTTCCGGTTGTCTGGAACATGATCGTCTTCACGCTCTTCGTCATCCAGGCGAGCGAAGTGACGGCGTCAATCGTCGTTTTCCTTTCCGTCGTGCTGACGTTCCTGCCGATCAATTTTCTCCATCCCGTGCGCGTGGAAAGGTTAAGGCCGCTCAATCTCGGCGTTTTCCTGGCCTGGTCCGTGCTTGGCATGTATGCTCTGCTTCTGCATTTCGAGACACCTGACTGGGTGGCTATTGGCGTCGTGGCGACTGGGCTCTACCTCTACGTCATCGGTTTTGTTCTGCAGATATTTCCCAACCTCGGCCGCGCGTAG
- a CDS encoding quinone oxidoreductase family protein, producing MAQAIVVRELGGPEVLKMEGVTLSPPGPGEVQIRQVAVGLNFIDVYFRTGLYKSATGLPFIPGKEGAGIVTAVGDGVSLFSIGDRVAYASADGAYASERNVDASQLVKVPDGISLETAAAMMLKGMTAQYLLNQTFKVGPETTLLFHAAAGGVGLIAGQWAKALGATVIGTAGSQEKIELALAHGYDHVINYRTDNFISRVKELTGGRGVDVVYDSVGRDTYPGSLDCLKPRGLWVSFGNSSGPVEAFNIGILAQKGSLFATRPTLFSYVSTRPALEACANSLFDVVQSNKVRININQTYPLPDAGRAHTDLETRKTSGTTLLIP from the coding sequence ATGGCACAGGCGATCGTTGTTCGCGAACTCGGTGGACCCGAGGTTCTGAAGATGGAAGGCGTTACGCTTTCGCCGCCCGGGCCCGGCGAGGTCCAGATCCGGCAAGTGGCAGTCGGCCTCAACTTCATCGACGTCTATTTCCGCACCGGCCTCTACAAGTCGGCGACCGGCTTGCCCTTCATTCCGGGCAAGGAAGGCGCGGGCATCGTCACCGCCGTGGGTGATGGGGTGAGCCTGTTCTCGATCGGCGACCGCGTTGCCTATGCGTCAGCCGATGGCGCCTATGCGAGCGAACGCAATGTCGACGCATCGCAACTGGTGAAGGTCCCCGACGGGATCAGCCTGGAAACGGCGGCCGCGATGATGCTGAAAGGCATGACGGCCCAATATCTGCTCAATCAGACCTTCAAGGTTGGCCCGGAGACGACTTTGCTGTTCCACGCGGCAGCCGGTGGCGTGGGGCTGATTGCCGGGCAATGGGCGAAGGCGCTGGGCGCGACCGTGATCGGCACGGCCGGCTCGCAGGAGAAGATCGAGCTGGCGCTCGCGCACGGCTACGACCATGTGATCAACTACCGGACGGACAATTTCATCTCTCGCGTCAAAGAGCTGACCGGCGGCCGCGGCGTCGATGTCGTTTACGATTCGGTCGGCCGCGATACCTACCCGGGGTCGCTCGACTGCCTGAAACCGCGCGGGCTGTGGGTTAGCTTCGGCAATTCTTCCGGGCCGGTGGAGGCGTTCAACATCGGTATCCTGGCGCAGAAGGGCTCGCTCTTTGCAACACGCCCGACGCTCTTCAGTTATGTCTCGACGCGGCCGGCATTGGAGGCATGCGCAAATTCCCTGTTTGATGTTGTGCAAAGCAACAAAGTGCGTATCAATATCAATCAGACCTATCCGCTCCCCGACGCCGGTCGGGCGCATACGGATCTGGAAACAAGAAAAACGAGTGGAACGACGTTGTTGATTCCGTGA
- a CDS encoding ABC transporter ATP-binding protein, with protein MPGKGQIASGPLLTVSNLTKLFGSFAACNAINLQIEPGEIHALLGENGAGKSTLVKMLFGVLAPTAGEIAWQGEPVRIGSPGDARKLGIGMVFQHFSLFEALTVAENIALSMDRNVSLARVADEASRLSRAYGLPLDPKAHVADLSVGERQRIEIVRALLQNPRLIILDEPTSVLTPQEADRLFETLQKLKAEGRSVLYISHRLEEVQRICDRATVLRHGRVTGACDPRTETPASLARMMVGSDVAPVTSEGTNTKGDVQLEARDLSVAARTPFAVSLKNVCLEVRAGEVLAIAGVAGNGQSELFDALSGEYPAADDNAVLIRQRPVGTRNINARRLMGAGFVPEERHGHAAVAALSLSDNLVLARNQSDKRAFLGGGFLRIIRQSAVKAATRRISEAMDVRKSGEDPPAGSLSGGNLQKFIVGRELDRQPSVLVVNQPTWGVDAGAASRIRQALVDLAKTGSAVLVISQDLDEIFEVATEIAVISEGRLSDPYPARELSREKIGLLMGGIHGETGSAGAAHAH; from the coding sequence GTGCCTGGTAAGGGACAAATTGCGAGCGGTCCGTTGTTGACCGTGAGCAACCTGACGAAATTATTCGGCTCGTTCGCAGCCTGCAACGCGATCAATCTGCAGATAGAGCCGGGAGAAATCCACGCCCTGCTTGGCGAGAACGGGGCGGGCAAGTCGACTTTGGTGAAAATGCTGTTCGGCGTGCTCGCGCCCACGGCAGGCGAGATTGCGTGGCAGGGTGAACCGGTCCGTATTGGCAGCCCCGGTGACGCGCGCAAGCTCGGTATCGGCATGGTTTTCCAGCATTTTTCCTTGTTCGAGGCGCTGACCGTCGCCGAGAATATCGCGCTTTCGATGGATCGGAACGTCTCGCTTGCCCGTGTCGCCGACGAGGCGTCGCGGCTTTCGCGTGCCTATGGCTTGCCTCTCGACCCCAAGGCGCATGTTGCGGATCTTTCTGTCGGCGAGCGCCAGCGGATCGAGATTGTACGTGCGCTTTTGCAGAATCCGCGGCTAATCATTCTCGACGAGCCAACCTCGGTGCTGACGCCGCAGGAGGCCGACCGTCTGTTCGAGACACTGCAAAAGCTGAAGGCGGAAGGCCGCTCGGTCCTTTATATCAGCCATCGTCTCGAGGAGGTTCAACGCATCTGCGACCGGGCGACGGTCTTGAGACACGGCAGGGTGACGGGGGCTTGCGATCCGCGCACGGAAACGCCAGCCTCGCTGGCGCGGATGATGGTCGGAAGCGATGTTGCGCCGGTGACCTCGGAAGGTACCAACACAAAGGGCGACGTCCAGCTGGAAGCGCGTGATCTTTCGGTCGCGGCGCGCACGCCGTTCGCGGTTTCATTGAAGAACGTCTGTCTCGAGGTCCGGGCGGGTGAAGTGCTGGCGATCGCCGGCGTGGCCGGCAATGGCCAGAGTGAGCTTTTCGATGCCTTGTCGGGCGAATACCCGGCCGCGGACGATAACGCGGTACTGATAAGGCAGAGGCCCGTCGGAACAAGGAACATCAACGCCCGGCGTCTGATGGGCGCGGGCTTCGTTCCCGAGGAACGGCATGGGCACGCCGCGGTCGCAGCGCTTTCGCTATCGGATAATCTTGTCCTCGCACGCAATCAATCCGACAAGCGCGCATTTCTCGGCGGCGGATTCCTCAGGATCATTCGCCAGAGCGCGGTGAAGGCTGCGACGAGGCGGATTTCCGAGGCGATGGATGTTCGCAAGAGCGGCGAGGACCCTCCGGCGGGTTCGCTCTCGGGCGGCAACCTGCAGAAATTCATCGTCGGCCGCGAACTCGACCGCCAGCCATCCGTGCTAGTGGTGAACCAACCGACCTGGGGCGTCGACGCAGGCGCGGCGAGCCGCATTCGCCAAGCCTTGGTCGATCTCGCCAAGACAGGTTCCGCCGTGCTGGTCATCAGCCAGGATCTGGACGAAATATTCGAGGTGGCGACCGAGATTGCCGTCATCAGCGAAGGGCGTCTTTCCGATCCCTATCCGGCTCGGGAACTCTCGCGCGAGAAGATCGGTCTCCTTATGGGCGGCATACACGGCGAAACCGGATCCGCGGGAGCTGCGCATGCGCATTGA
- a CDS encoding ABC transporter permease, protein MRIELEKRAKISTLFSILSPFIAFALTIVFGGLMFALLGKNPVSALYSFFVEPLSEVWSLHELAIKAAPLILIGVGLSVCFRSNNWNIGAEGQFIMGAIAGSILPVVFYDWQSPLVLPMMMLLGMLGGALFAAIPAFLKAHMNTNEILTSLMLVYVAQLFLDWLVRGPWRNPQGMNFPETRTFAADAILPEMLASGRTHWGFAFAIIAAVLVWFMMRYTLRGFEITVLGQSERAGRFAGFSSRKMIWFSMLFSGALAGLAGIAEVSGAIQQLRPVISPGYGFTAIIVAFLGRLNPLGIIAAGLVLALTYLGGEAAQLSIGVSEKVTRVFQGLLLFFVLSCDTLIHYRIRLVWERLAAIKTDEAH, encoded by the coding sequence ATGCGCATTGAACTCGAAAAGCGGGCGAAGATTTCGACCCTGTTCTCAATTCTCTCGCCGTTCATCGCCTTTGCGCTGACCATCGTCTTCGGCGGTCTCATGTTCGCGCTGCTCGGCAAGAATCCGGTGAGCGCGCTCTACAGCTTCTTTGTGGAGCCCTTGAGTGAGGTCTGGTCGCTGCACGAGCTGGCGATCAAGGCTGCGCCGCTGATCCTGATCGGTGTCGGCCTCTCTGTGTGCTTCCGGTCCAACAACTGGAACATCGGTGCCGAAGGCCAGTTCATCATGGGGGCGATCGCCGGCTCGATCCTGCCCGTCGTCTTCTACGACTGGCAATCGCCGCTGGTGCTGCCGATGATGATGCTGCTCGGCATGCTTGGCGGCGCTCTTTTTGCGGCCATACCGGCCTTCCTCAAGGCGCATATGAACACCAACGAGATCCTGACGAGCCTGATGCTGGTCTATGTCGCCCAGCTCTTCCTCGACTGGCTCGTACGCGGTCCCTGGCGCAATCCGCAGGGCATGAACTTTCCGGAAACCCGCACGTTTGCCGCCGATGCGATCCTTCCTGAAATGCTCGCTTCCGGGCGCACGCATTGGGGCTTCGCCTTCGCGATTATCGCCGCGGTCCTCGTCTGGTTCATGATGCGTTACACGCTTAGGGGGTTCGAGATCACCGTGCTCGGCCAGTCCGAGCGGGCAGGGCGCTTTGCCGGCTTCTCGTCGCGCAAGATGATCTGGTTTTCGATGCTGTTCTCGGGAGCACTGGCAGGACTTGCCGGCATTGCGGAAGTCAGCGGCGCCATCCAGCAATTGCGGCCGGTGATTTCGCCGGGCTACGGCTTCACGGCAATCATCGTCGCCTTCCTCGGGCGCCTCAACCCGCTCGGCATCATCGCCGCCGGGCTCGTCCTGGCGTTGACTTATCTCGGCGGCGAGGCAGCACAGCTTTCGATCGGCGTGTCTGAAAAGGTGACGCGCGTGTTCCAGGGGCTGTTGCTGTTCTTCGTGCTGTCCTGCGACACGCTCATTCACTACCGCATCCGGCTGGTTTGGGAGAGGCTTGCTGCAATCAAGACGGATGAGGCGCATTGA
- a CDS encoding ABC transporter permease, with protein MGIAEAILLSVITAATPLVLAAIGELVAERSGVLNLGVEGMMIMGAVCAFAATQLTGSPYLGALAGMAAGMLFSLFFGFLTLTLVANQVATGLALTLLGLGVSGMLGESFLGMQGIKLQPIVTPVLSEIPFIGPLLFRQDAIFYVSIAIVAGVHWFLFRSRAGLKLRAVGDSHASAHALGVDVIRTRYLAVLFGGACAGLAGAQLSLVYTPQWVENMSAGRGWIALALVVFASWRPWRVVAGGYLFGAVSISQLHAQAFGIGIPSQFLSSLPYVATVVVLILISHNRRMTLINTPASLGKPFVPDR; from the coding sequence ATGGGTATCGCTGAAGCAATCCTCTTGAGCGTCATCACTGCGGCGACGCCGCTTGTGCTTGCGGCCATTGGCGAGCTCGTCGCCGAGCGATCGGGCGTCCTCAATCTCGGTGTCGAGGGCATGATGATCATGGGCGCGGTTTGCGCTTTTGCTGCCACGCAGCTTACGGGCTCCCCATATCTGGGGGCTCTCGCCGGTATGGCTGCCGGGATGCTGTTTTCTCTTTTCTTTGGTTTCCTTACGCTGACGCTTGTCGCCAATCAGGTTGCGACGGGCCTCGCGCTGACGCTGCTCGGCCTCGGCGTGTCCGGGATGCTCGGCGAGAGTTTCCTCGGAATGCAGGGCATCAAGCTACAGCCGATCGTGACGCCGGTCCTTTCGGAAATACCGTTCATAGGTCCGCTGCTCTTCAGGCAGGACGCGATCTTCTACGTGTCGATCGCGATCGTCGCAGGCGTCCATTGGTTCCTATTCAGGAGTCGCGCGGGGCTGAAGCTGCGCGCTGTGGGTGACAGCCATGCCTCTGCCCATGCCCTTGGGGTTGATGTCATTCGCACTCGATACCTGGCTGTTTTGTTCGGCGGCGCCTGTGCCGGTCTCGCCGGCGCGCAGCTCTCGCTGGTCTACACGCCGCAATGGGTGGAAAACATGTCGGCCGGCCGCGGCTGGATCGCGCTTGCCCTCGTCGTCTTCGCGTCCTGGCGCCCCTGGCGTGTCGTCGCCGGCGGATATCTGTTTGGCGCGGTTTCGATCAGCCAGCTTCATGCGCAGGCTTTCGGCATCGGAATTCCCTCGCAATTCCTTTCTTCGCTTCCCTATGTTGCGACAGTTGTCGTACTTATCCTCATCTCACACAACCGGCGCATGACTCTGATCAACACGCCGGCATCGCTCGGTAAGCCGTTTGTGCCGGACCGGTGA
- a CDS encoding BMP family ABC transporter substrate-binding protein, with protein MKKLLLALATTTAVLGFTSAASAQEKAKICFVYVGSRTDGGWTQAHDLGRQQLEKELGDKIETQFLENVPEGPDAERAIERLARSGCGLIFTTSFGFMEATVKVAPKFPDVKFEHATGYKTLPNVATYNSRFYEGRYIQGQIAAKMSEKGVAGYIASFPIPEVVMGINSFVIGARSINPDFKIKVIWANTWFDPGKEADAAKALIDQGVDILTQHTDTTAPMQVAAERGIKAFGQASDMIAAGPNTQLTAIIDTWGNYYVKRTQAFLDGKWETKSSWDGLKDGILTMAPYTNMPDDVKAMAEATEAKIKSGELKPFTGPLNKQDGSAWLKAGESSDDATLLGMNFYVEGVDDKLPQ; from the coding sequence ATGAAAAAACTACTGCTCGCCCTCGCAACAACAACTGCCGTGCTCGGCTTTACATCCGCAGCAAGTGCCCAGGAAAAGGCCAAGATCTGCTTTGTCTACGTCGGCTCGAGAACCGATGGTGGCTGGACCCAGGCGCATGACCTTGGCCGTCAGCAGCTCGAGAAGGAGCTCGGCGACAAGATCGAGACGCAGTTCCTCGAAAACGTGCCCGAAGGCCCCGACGCCGAACGCGCGATCGAACGCCTGGCGCGTTCCGGCTGCGGCCTGATCTTCACGACGTCATTCGGATTCATGGAGGCGACGGTCAAGGTCGCTCCGAAATTTCCGGACGTGAAATTCGAGCACGCGACCGGCTACAAGACGCTCCCGAACGTCGCGACGTATAACAGCCGCTTCTATGAAGGCCGCTACATCCAGGGCCAGATTGCCGCCAAGATGTCCGAGAAGGGCGTCGCCGGCTACATCGCGTCCTTCCCGATTCCCGAAGTGGTGATGGGCATCAACTCCTTCGTGATCGGCGCCCGCTCGATCAATCCGGATTTCAAGATCAAGGTCATCTGGGCGAACACCTGGTTCGATCCCGGCAAGGAAGCTGATGCCGCGAAGGCACTGATCGACCAGGGCGTTGATATCCTGACGCAGCACACCGACACGACCGCGCCTATGCAGGTTGCCGCCGAACGCGGCATCAAGGCCTTCGGTCAGGCCTCCGACATGATCGCCGCAGGCCCGAATACGCAGCTGACCGCCATCATCGATACCTGGGGCAACTATTATGTGAAGCGTACGCAGGCCTTCCTCGACGGAAAGTGGGAAACGAAGTCGAGCTGGGACGGCTTGAAAGACGGCATCCTGACCATGGCGCCCTATACCAATATGCCGGACGACGTGAAGGCGATGGCTGAGGCAACCGAGGCCAAGATCAAGTCGGGCGAACTGAAGCCGTTCACCGGTCCGCTCAACAAGCAGGATGGCAGCGCCTGGCTGAAGGCCGGCGAAAGCTCGGATGACGCGACACTGCTCGGCATGAACTTCTACGTCGAAGGCGTCGACGACAAGCTGCCGCAATAA
- a CDS encoding FadR/GntR family transcriptional regulator, with protein MSKSLFETVISGAPKRTSHAQVVDQLGKAIVSGEFPVGSILPGDPELAARFRVSRTVLREAMKTLAAKGLVVPRARIGTRVRPRNDWNLFDSDILTWHFASGVDDEFLYHLSEVRLAFEPHAAALAARNATDAEIAGMMRLAVAMGDANHTAESLAVADLKFHLSVLDASGNPFLRTVGSLIEAALVGVFKLSSPTAEKSGIDEVARNHIRIVEEIGRRDEAAARSAMEHVIKVGRDRIRQALHADTA; from the coding sequence TTGAGCAAGAGCCTGTTTGAAACAGTGATATCCGGTGCTCCGAAGCGCACGAGCCATGCGCAAGTGGTGGACCAACTCGGAAAGGCAATCGTGTCAGGGGAGTTCCCGGTCGGCAGCATTCTGCCCGGCGATCCGGAACTGGCGGCTCGCTTCAGGGTTTCAAGGACCGTCCTGCGCGAAGCGATGAAGACCTTGGCGGCCAAGGGGCTTGTGGTGCCCCGCGCGCGCATCGGCACGCGCGTGAGGCCGAGGAATGACTGGAACCTCTTCGACAGCGACATCCTGACCTGGCATTTTGCATCCGGCGTAGATGACGAATTCCTCTATCACCTCAGCGAGGTTCGGCTTGCGTTCGAACCGCATGCCGCGGCGCTGGCGGCGCGAAATGCGACCGACGCGGAGATCGCCGGCATGATGCGTCTTGCCGTTGCCATGGGTGACGCGAACCATACCGCGGAAAGCCTCGCCGTTGCCGACCTCAAGTTCCATCTATCCGTTCTGGACGCTTCCGGGAACCCTTTCCTGCGAACGGTGGGCAGCTTGATCGAGGCGGCGCTAGTTGGCGTATTCAAGTTGAGCTCGCCTACCGCCGAAAAAAGCGGAATCGACGAGGTGGCCCGCAATCACATTCGAATCGTCGAAGAAATCGGCAGACGCGACGAGGCGGCCGCGCGTTCGGCCATGGAACATGTCATCAAGGTCGGGCGCGATCGCATTCGACAGGCGCTGCATGCGGATACCGCATGA
- a CDS encoding hemolysin family protein gives MSEIFVIFVLLLINAFFALSEMAIVSASKPLLRQMVKQGNRRAEAALKLAEDPGKFLSTVQVGITLVGILAGAYGGATIAAKIAPFFDEVAWIKPYGHTVAVGLVVTLITFLSVVIGELIPKQLALRNSEALAMFVARPMTLLSRIAAPVVYLFETAAAMAMRLFGMRPDDPDHVTEEEVQAIMAEGVESGAIEKTEHEMLRRIIRLGDRNVKSIMTHRTEMRFIDVNDDLAVIRRKVREFGHSRYPVMDGHTGDVLGAILAKEVLNIPANASFNLRGHVREILTLPETASCLKALDAFKTTSIDMAMIVDEYGSTEGIITTADILEAIVGVLPSNYDDIEHALIRIREDGSYIVDGRTPIDEIHLEIGIEGIDADGNFETIAGFLVQQLRKTPEEGDIAEAHGYRFEVIDMDGRRIDKILVSRCVDDAA, from the coding sequence ATGTCCGAGATTTTTGTGATTTTCGTTTTGCTCTTGATCAACGCCTTCTTTGCGCTCTCGGAAATGGCAATCGTCTCGGCAAGCAAACCGCTGCTTCGCCAAATGGTCAAACAGGGGAATCGACGGGCGGAGGCCGCACTGAAGCTGGCCGAGGATCCCGGGAAATTCCTCTCGACGGTGCAGGTCGGCATCACTCTTGTCGGCATCCTGGCCGGCGCCTACGGCGGCGCAACGATCGCCGCCAAGATTGCGCCGTTCTTCGATGAAGTGGCGTGGATCAAGCCCTATGGCCACACGGTCGCCGTCGGTCTCGTGGTGACGCTCATCACCTTTCTCTCGGTCGTCATCGGCGAACTCATCCCGAAACAGCTTGCGCTCAGGAATTCCGAGGCACTTGCGATGTTCGTCGCAAGACCGATGACCTTGCTCTCCCGCATAGCTGCGCCCGTCGTCTATCTTTTCGAGACCGCGGCTGCGATGGCCATGCGTCTATTCGGCATGCGTCCGGACGATCCGGATCACGTTACGGAAGAGGAAGTTCAGGCGATCATGGCGGAGGGCGTCGAAAGCGGCGCCATCGAAAAGACGGAACATGAAATGCTCCGCCGGATCATTCGGCTTGGTGATCGCAATGTAAAGTCGATCATGACCCACCGTACCGAGATGCGCTTCATCGACGTCAACGACGACCTCGCAGTGATCCGGCGCAAGGTCCGCGAGTTCGGCCACTCCCGCTATCCCGTTATGGATGGTCACACAGGCGATGTTCTGGGCGCGATTCTCGCCAAGGAGGTTCTGAACATTCCCGCAAACGCGTCGTTCAATCTGCGTGGCCACGTCCGCGAAATCCTGACGCTACCGGAAACGGCCTCATGCCTGAAGGCGCTCGATGCCTTCAAGACAACGAGCATCGACATGGCGATGATCGTTGACGAGTATGGCAGCACTGAAGGCATCATCACGACGGCTGACATCCTGGAAGCGATCGTCGGCGTGCTGCCATCGAACTACGATGATATCGAGCACGCGCTCATCCGGATCCGCGAAGACGGCAGCTACATTGTCGACGGGCGCACGCCGATCGACGAGATTCATCTGGAAATCGGCATCGAAGGCATCGACGCGGACGGCAATTTCGAAACGATCGCGGGTTTTCTCGTTCAGCAACTGCGCAAGACGCCGGAGGAAGGCGACATCGCCGAGGCCCATGGCTACCGTTTCGAGGTTATCGACATGGACGGACGCCGGATCGACAAGATTCTCGTCTCCCGCTGCGTCGATGACGCGGCCTGA
- a CDS encoding molybdopterin molybdotransferase MoeA has product MSLLSVEDALARVIEKARPHGRTERLPLHDCLGRVLAEDITARVTHPAFDNSAMDGYAVRHEDIVNIGAQLVVIGQSAAGHGFQGEVRAGETVRIFTGAPLPAGADTVIIQEDTEKLSGGKIRTLFAPAKGRHIRLAGQDFVEGDIALAAGSVLDAGRLTLAASTSHERLPVFEKPRIAIVATGDELLPPGSAPGADQIIASNTYGVAAIVRENGGEVLDLGIVPDDEAAISAAVAKAQDAGADVLVTLGGASVGDHDLVQSTLLSRGMVLDFWRIAMRPGKPLMVGELSGMTVLGLPGNPVSSLVCALLFLEPLTRHLAHLPPRSRMTTARLATPLPANDRRQDYVRARLTVESDGSLVAHPFARQDSSMMNVFAQSDGLIVRVPHAAATSSGDPCNVLRLR; this is encoded by the coding sequence ATGTCGCTGCTTTCGGTTGAGGATGCGCTCGCCAGGGTGATTGAAAAAGCTCGCCCGCACGGGCGGACAGAACGGCTCCCCCTGCACGATTGTCTCGGTCGCGTGCTGGCCGAGGATATCACCGCACGGGTCACGCATCCCGCCTTCGACAATTCCGCGATGGACGGCTATGCGGTTCGCCACGAGGATATCGTCAATATAGGCGCACAGCTTGTGGTGATCGGCCAGTCGGCCGCGGGGCATGGATTTCAGGGAGAGGTCCGCGCCGGTGAAACCGTTCGCATCTTTACCGGGGCCCCTCTGCCCGCCGGTGCGGACACTGTGATCATCCAGGAGGATACCGAAAAGCTTTCGGGCGGGAAAATCCGCACATTGTTCGCCCCGGCAAAGGGTCGTCATATTCGCCTTGCGGGACAGGATTTTGTAGAGGGCGACATTGCGCTGGCTGCCGGCAGCGTGCTCGACGCGGGGCGCCTGACGCTCGCCGCCAGCACGAGCCATGAACGCCTGCCGGTGTTCGAGAAACCGAGGATTGCTATCGTCGCCACCGGGGACGAGCTCTTGCCACCGGGAAGCGCCCCTGGTGCGGACCAGATCATCGCATCGAATACTTATGGCGTTGCCGCCATTGTGCGTGAGAACGGCGGCGAAGTCCTTGATCTTGGCATCGTGCCCGACGACGAAGCGGCAATTTCGGCCGCTGTCGCCAAGGCGCAAGATGCCGGAGCGGACGTTCTGGTGACGCTCGGCGGAGCCTCTGTCGGCGACCATGATCTTGTTCAATCGACTCTTCTGTCGCGCGGCATGGTGCTGGATTTCTGGCGGATCGCCATGCGTCCGGGCAAGCCGCTGATGGTTGGCGAGCTTTCCGGCATGACGGTCCTCGGCTTACCGGGTAATCCTGTCTCGAGCCTTGTGTGCGCGTTGCTTTTTCTAGAGCCGCTGACGCGGCATCTGGCGCATCTGCCGCCTCGCTCGCGGATGACGACGGCGCGACTTGCGACCCCCCTGCCCGCCAACGACCGTCGCCAGGACTATGTCCGCGCGCGGCTGACCGTCGAGTCTGACGGCTCGCTCGTCGCCCACCCGTTCGCGCGCCAGGATTCCTCGATGATGAATGTCTTCGCGCAATCCGACGGGCTCATCGTTCGCGTCCCGCATGCCGCGGCGACTTCGAGCGGCGATCCATGCAACGTCCTGCGGCTGCGCTGA
- the moaC gene encoding cyclic pyranopterin monophosphate synthase MoaC, whose protein sequence is MSGPSLTHIDSAGEANMVDVSDKTETVRVAVAEGYVRMRPETLALILEGNAKKGDVIGTARLAGIMAAKQTSNLIPLCHPLMLTKVSVDIAPDDALPGLRVEAMARLTGRTGVEMEALTAVSIACLTIYDMAKAADREMEIGGVRLVSKSGGRSGDYRRQGDNR, encoded by the coding sequence ATGAGCGGTCCGTCCCTCACCCACATCGACAGCGCCGGCGAAGCGAACATGGTCGATGTCAGCGACAAGACCGAGACCGTGCGGGTCGCCGTCGCCGAGGGCTATGTCCGAATGCGCCCCGAGACGCTCGCGCTGATCCTTGAGGGCAATGCCAAGAAGGGCGACGTGATCGGCACGGCACGGCTTGCCGGGATCATGGCCGCGAAACAGACGTCCAATCTCATTCCGCTCTGCCATCCGCTAATGCTGACGAAGGTCTCCGTTGATATCGCGCCGGATGACGCCCTGCCGGGGCTTCGCGTCGAGGCGATGGCAAGGCTGACGGGGCGGACGGGCGTCGAGATGGAGGCCCTGACCGCCGTCAGCATCGCCTGCCTGACGATATACGACATGGCGAAGGCTGCGGATCGCGAAATGGAGATCGGCGGCGTTCGGCTGGTCAGCAAATCGGGTGGACGTTCGGGCGATTACCGGCGCCAAGGAGACAACCGCTGA